The nucleotide window AATAAATAAATTCCCCCTTTGAAGTGAGCGCTGTTCTCAGTCGTGTGACTGTTGGATGTAAACCCAGGAGAAACACAAGTGTGAAACGAGGCGGCACTGGAAGTGAGAAGTTAAATGGTGTTAAATCTGAGACTGTGTTCATTATTATATCAGGAGCTTAACAAGAAAGCTGAGAAGTTCATGATGTTGGGAGACTGCATTATTACTGTCACCCAAAGTCTTTTGTTTAGTCACGATTCAGATTAAATGAGCGCATCTTCTGTCTGTCATGTGGTGTGTATGTAGGTCTGTGTCATATACTGTAAACGTTTCTTTCAATGGCAGATATGTTCTATAAAAAAACTATAATGGAGAGAATATAATGAATGCAATCAAAGTACAGatattaacgtgtgtgtgtgtgtgtgtgtgcgcagtgttTGAGAATAAGGATAAGATTGTGATTGTGATGGAGTACGCCAGTAAAGGAGATTTATTCGACTACATCAGCGAGAGGCAGATCTCTGAGCGAGAGGCCCGACACATCTTCAGACAGATTGTCTCAGCTGTGCACTACTGCCATCGGGTAAATCTCCTCCTGACTACTGCACTCCGTCTGCTCTACACGTCTAGCCTCGTTCTGACACCATACGCAAGTTATACACACAATGTTTCCCTCAGGAATATTTTTAACATTTTAATCAAGATGTCTGATTTATTATCCAGTTTGTGTGGCTGTATATTCCACTAGCGTGCGCACACAAATCTCTGCCTTATATAACCACACAGACATGAAACGGTAGCAATGAAGCAACAGAAATTGGACAGAAACAAAGGCCAGGAACATTCTCTGCGTGCATGCGTTAGTTACATAACAGCGTGCGATGTGAAGCTCCACCCCGTAACAACACTGAAACTTCAATGTGTGATTAAATTAAAATCAAATTGTGAAACTGCAGGCCATTTTAAAAAGTGATTTAATTATTTCAATAAATTTGACATTTAGATTTTTTTCCCCTGAGGAATGTAATGGTTGATGCCCACATCAGGCGAAATCTATTACCTCAGAAAACATGATTACCCAATAGACTGGTTCTGATTGTTTGTTTATCTGTGTAAATTGAATAAATGAGATTAGAGGTCATCAGGAGGAATCTGAGCAATTGTGTGTCTAAAAAAGGAAATATTTTTGTTGATCCcaaacagaagcaatttgtggacTTGGAAGTGgctgttttgcattttttttcctattttcctGATGTGCATGTTTGCTCAAAttcctcccccccccacacacacacacaccttcccctTTTTTCTGGTCTGCATTTTCATTCCTCCTCTTTTCCCCGTAATGATCTCTGGTTTCTGGGAATCCGTGAGctgaaggtattccctcctgccgAGAAGTACAACAGGGCGGCATAGCTCACATTCCACACgctgtgtctttttttttatttaaatgaccTTATTTAGAGATTGGTAAAACAGGATAAGCAGACTGAACCGGTTAGATTTCTACTGAGCAGACCACAAACCTGTACTGACACAAATAAACGTGTACATCTACAGCCGTGATCAGAAATTTACATTCAGGGACATGAGTGTGATGGCAATTTTGGACTTTCAGTGacttttctttgaactgttctttttctgtggcagaatgattacaACATCTCTAACAGGGGAAAAAAGAGAATTTGatcttaatttattttgggttttctgaactcaaaacagggtcaaaaatatatgtACACCCAGTTTGATGATTAGTTCAGTGGAGCTGAAATTTTCAAAATGTCtaaacttgccaaggcctctgaacttcctgttagtgatgattGACTGCAGCTGGAAGCTTCTCTGTGCACAACATAGAGTTtgactgaccaacacacagtacaatgggtaaagtccaaggagctcagtgcagatctgagaaagaggatcacagatttaCACACAGGAATGTCTCCTGGAGTCGTTTCTAAACCTCTGCAGATCCCAACATCATCGGTTCCAATGATTTATATGCAAGTACAAGTTATCGAAGGGTGGAGCTACTTTGTTGGAAGAAGATCCAAACTACCCCCCTCACCTGAGGGGAAACTGGTTCAGATGTTCAGGGacccaggcctgccatgaactggaagctgctgtctCCAGTCAGGAGAGTTTCACATCCCCATAGACTGAGAGGCTGCTGCCCAAGAAAGAAGCTCCTGCTCCAAAAGCCACACCTTTGAGCTTGCATAAAGTTTACAGttgatcacatggacaaagaaaaagccttctggaggaaagtttgatggtcagatgagacagagATTGATGTGTTTGGTCACAATGACCAGAGATACAGAGGAACAGTGCACCAGGTGctcagcatggtggtggcagcatcaggcTCTGGGGCTGCATTCAAGTGGATGGAAGAATAAAGAAGGAGGATGACCCCAGAATTTTTCAGcagaacctcaaaccatcagaaacttggacacagttgTGTGTTCCAACAGAACAAAAGACCCCAAACAcatatcagagctggttgtggataaAATGGCAGAACATGAAGCTTAAaacgagtcctgacctcaacgctATCGAAAATATGTGCACTGTGATTAAAAGTCAGGTCTGttccaggaaacacacacacacttatttgaaCTCGACCAATTCTGTCAAGAAGGGaggacaaatatccaaccagaattctgacagaagcttgttgattGTGAATGTGTCTGGTGAAGGAGAGACTCGCTCGGGGGCATTTAACCAATATTAGGTGGCTGCTTGTATGATTatgaccctgtgctgatttcatAAAACCCAAAATAGGTtaaaaccatttttttttcatattaaagATGACTgttgtataatcattctgccacagaaaaagaaccatTCAGAGAAATCACCGAAAGCCCAAAATTGTCATGACATTTTGTcatgtgtgtaaacttctgactgcagccATCTACGTAAATCAGAGTTGGGTTAATTATAGAGCAGGGTGAAGAAAATGGACAGAAACCAAAAACCTCATATGGATTTAAGCGGATAAAGAACTGACATTAACTACAACAAATATCAAAAGCACAAtataccataataataataataataataaaaataataaaaaatctcAGTGTGATCTCATGTAAAAAGTTCAtggtataattttaaaaaaaaaggatacagGACTAAAACTACATCAAATggaaccaaaaaaaaacccaaaaaacaatcATTAAACAGAGCCTCACCGAATAAGAGTTGGGACACAATAAAGAGAGAGTCTAAAAAGCACAATGTCCAATAAAAGTCCTGACGTGTGCGCTACACTAAACATTTTATACACTACAGAccataaatacttttttttttctagcatATTTCTCTCACCTAAAGATCTGAAAGCACAGAATAACCCTTAAAGTAGGCTCTTTATTGTGCTTTTGAGGTTCTCTCTTCATGGATTTTGAGGGAACTTTGCAGCTGTAGTCATTTTGTTTAATTGGCAGTTTGTTTTAATGCCACGTTTTTACATTCCTCTCTTACAGAATGGCATCGTGCATCGTGACCTGAAACTGGAAAACATCCTGCTGGACGCAAACGGAGACGTGAAGGTGAGACACACCACGCCGAACCAGCGAGTGAACACGTACCAATAAAGCTCACACCCTTTGTGTGTATATGCAGTGAGCTATTTTGCAtttgtgaaacacacacacgcacccttTAGTATCGCCCGCACTGTAGATTTTGTTCATCACACCTGTGTTGGAAAGTCACTGTGTTTATCTGTAGTCTGTTTTCATTGGTCAGCATTTTAACTATAAATAAACAATAGCTGCGTCTCATTTAGGATTCAGTTTCAGCAGACGTCAACACTTTATTGACGTGCTTTGCACGTTTATGCCCGCTATTGCTCACCAGCCTCACGGCTTCAATCCAAACACAACATGGCTTTGTGTTCATGTGCAGAAAAGTGGCGTCAAGTTAGGAAGTTCCATACGCTGCCTATCAGTTACCGTGGCAAACTACAATggggcacaaacacacacatctgACTGAAGAGATGGTAAGAGAGTGATGTTAATAGCATGGCTGTATTTTCAGATTGCTGATTTCGGTCTGTCGAACCTGTACCAGAGAGACGAGTATCTGCAGACGTTTTGTGGTAGCCCACTGTATGCCTCTCCTGAGATTGTTAATGGACGGCCGTATAAAGGGCCAGAGGTGGACAGCTGGTCTCTGGGCGTCCTCCTGTACACGTTGGTGCATGAAGCCATGCCATTTGACGGCCATGACTACAAGACGCTGGTGCGACAAATCAGCACTGGAGACTACCGCAAACCCACCAAGCCATCAGGTATTTAttctctttcagttcttttaaacagGACTCCCATTTTGGGCAAACTCCTGTCAGATAACTTGTGTAATGTGCACGTCCTTTATTTCCTCATGGGGTATCTTCCTTGGAAAAGCCACCATTTAGGATTTGAACCGATACCGAAGCAAAATTCAGTAAAACGCCAAAAAGCCATAGGTCAAATTGGAGGCAACTGAGGAAGACGACTATACTTATGTTTAAAGAGATGTCCTTTATGCTATATTAGCTTTTTAATATATATCAGTAGCATAATACACTAATACTATATCAGATAGTATTCTGTATGGCTACAATATTGATAATGTAATTCTGCTATGATAACACTACAAACTTTGTGCTGTAAattattcttacagcatgattttAAATAGCCATGATAAAGAATTTACACCGAGTCTCCTCCCTCTCCATACAGATGCATGTGGTTTGATCCGCTGGATGCTGATGGTAAACCCTGATCGCAGGGCGACTCTAGAGGAAATTGCAGGCCACTGGTGGCTTAATTGGGGCTACCAGCGTCCTCTCGTCGCTGAGAATGAAACAATgggaacaaccaccaccacatcaCAATTGAGCAACTCTGCCCGAATCACTGATTGGCTTCGAAGAACGTCTCGACCTCTGCTGCATAGCGGCTCAAAAATGCGGTGTCTTCTACGTCCAGGAGGTGGAGTCACGGGAGATGCGCCCATCACTCGTCAGCGCTCGATTCGCAGGTCACGCAAAGAAAACAATGTCTCTCAGAGCATGCAAGAGAACACTGCACCCAGGCCATTTAAAGGCATCCTGAAAAAACGTGGCAGCTTGAAACAGAAGCCGTGTGGTGAACCGCAGGTTCCTTTGGAGGAAAAAATGACTAACGCAATAATGGCACCACCTGTAGCTCAATCTCCACCTCCTCCCCCAGCCCCGCCCCCTCGCAAGGGTATCCTGAAGAAGCCAGTAGAGAGGGAATCGGGTTATTATTCCTCATCCACTGAAAGCAGCGATTCCACTCAAACACCACAACTTGAGCCGTGTACTACAATGCCACCACGATGTAAAGGAATCCTTAAACGTAATGGAAAATTTTCCTCCGGTGTTTTGCAAGAATTTGGGGAATTCGGCTCGCTTGACCAGCTAGCGGCCTCCCTTCCACCAGGAGGCGTCAGATCTCGTCCCAGTACAGCAATCAGTGAGGACAGCATCCTTTCATCGGAATCCTTTGATCGGTTAGACTTGCCTGATCGTCGTGAACCTGCAATGAAGGTGGATCGTCCAGCGCGGGGCGGCCCCATGCGTGGCTGTGTTTCGGCTGACAATTTACTCGACCTGAAGGAAAGTGGGCAGGAATTATGGGATACTGACAAGATGAGAGAAAGCTCGTTCTCCATCACAGATTGCGAAAACGTGATCGAGGTCTACAAGTCTGCCTCTCATGGCACCCATGGTAGCTGAAACTCTCAATACAAATAGCAAAACTTCTTCAAATCTGTCAAGTCCAATACAGGACATATTCTGATTCTGCGTGGGAATGGAATCAATGTGGAGACAGTAGTCCTGGTGCAGGGAAGGACGACTAGCCCGAGTTAGATAAGCTTCCACGTTCAGACTCTCGGAGACTGTCTCCATCACATGACCCTTTAATGGTGGTGGAAGTAGAGCTAGCTGAAACTAGATATTTTACATTTAAGATGTGGTTGTCAGGTCAGCATAAGTCCATTACAGTTTTGCTTGAGATGCTCTACAAAGGATGTTTATTAGTGGAACCAAAATGGGGTAGAAAAGGGAATAGTGTTCgtcagtagagaaaagcaaaatgggccAATCAGCTGCTGTTCAAGAGGCGATTCTCCTTTTACACAACATTTCTTTGATGCATTTTTGACTGGAGGCTGCAGCCTCTCTGTCAGACTGGGGCCTTGTTTTGTGAGACCTAAGCTTGAGCATGAACCAAAGATGCTGAAAgtacacttttttaaaaaacaccTTTTAAGGGGCAATAATCGGACTACAGAGAACTGAGGAACAGAAAAAATCGAAAAGAAAGCTTTTGGTTTATGATCTGCAATCTGAAATGACTGCAGCTCAGAGTCCATTAGTGATAAGATGTTTTTTAATACAACAAAGTTTGTTAACCTTGTTAAAGATTAACCTTTAAGACAGACGGTTATcagtcctgttcttggctgacacaccagaTCAGACACGGCTATTTATTGCTTTAGGAATTTACTTTTGTGATAAGGATTAGAGGTAAATAGACTGTGGTAAGAAGTTTGTAAAAACAGTTTTGTAAGTGGCACTCGCTCATTGAGGCCTCTAAGTGAAAACActtattgtattgtttttttgttCCCCCCTTCTCATTGTTGGACAAAAGCAAGTTTTTCAAAAACAATGAGATTGTGAGGAAATGAA belongs to Neoarius graeffei isolate fNeoGra1 chromosome 26, fNeoGra1.pri, whole genome shotgun sequence and includes:
- the nuak2 gene encoding NUAK family SNF1-like kinase 2 codes for the protein MSEVHWMSEVHWMSGVRGDRVRGDRVRMEARLGRGGDTAAVSEGHHADRKCPSPGKRHAVKRHHHKHNLKHRYDFLQTLGKGTYGKVKKAVDRTGRLVAIKSIRKENIKDEQDLTHIRREIEIMSSLNHPYIITVYEVFENKDKIVIVMEYASKGDLFDYISERQISEREARHIFRQIVSAVHYCHRNGIVHRDLKLENILLDANGDVKIADFGLSNLYQRDEYLQTFCGSPLYASPEIVNGRPYKGPEVDSWSLGVLLYTLVHEAMPFDGHDYKTLVRQISTGDYRKPTKPSDACGLIRWMLMVNPDRRATLEEIAGHWWLNWGYQRPLVAENETMGTTTTTSQLSNSARITDWLRRTSRPLLHSGSKMRCLLRPGGGVTGDAPITRQRSIRRSRKENNVSQSMQENTAPRPFKGILKKRGSLKQKPCGEPQVPLEEKMTNAIMAPPVAQSPPPPPAPPPRKGILKKPVERESGYYSSSTESSDSTQTPQLEPCTTMPPRCKGILKRNGKFSSGVLQEFGEFGSLDQLAASLPPGGVRSRPSTAISEDSILSSESFDRLDLPDRREPAMKVDRPARGGPMRGCVSADNLLDLKESGQELWDTDKMRESSFSITDCENVIEVYKSASHGTHGS